The Equus asinus isolate D_3611 breed Donkey chromosome 15, EquAss-T2T_v2, whole genome shotgun sequence genome includes a window with the following:
- the EPB41L1 gene encoding band 4.1-like protein 1 isoform X4, with protein sequence MTTETGPDSEVKKAQEEAPQQPEAAADATTPVTPAGHGHPEANSNEKHLPQQDTRPAEQSLDMEEKDYGEADGLSERTTPSKAQKSPQKIAKKYKSAICRVTLLDASEYECEVEKHGRGQVLFDLVCEHLNLLEKDYFGLTFCDADSQKNWLDPSKEIKKQIRSSPWNFAFTVKFYPPDPAQLTEDITRYYLCLQLRADIITGRLPCSFVTHALLGSYAVQAELGDYDAEEHVGNYVSELRFAPNQTRELEERIMELHKTYRGMTPGEAEIHFLENAKKLSMYGVDLHHAKDSEGIDIMLGVCANGLLIYRDRLRINRFAWPKILKISYKRSNFYIKIRPGEYEQFESTIGFKLPNHRSAKRLWKVCIEHHTFFRLVSPEPPPKGFLVMGSKFRYSGRTQAQTRQASALIDRPAPFFERSSSKRYTMSRSLDGAEFSRPASVSENHDAGPDSDKREEDGESGGRRSEAEEGELRTPTKIKELKPEQETTPRHKQEFLDKPEDVLLKHQASINELKRTLKEPNSKLIHRDRDWERERRLPSSPASPSPKGTPEKANESQRTQDISQQDLAPEPGTATGLEVFTQKSLAASPEGSEHWVFIEREYTRPEELSLLKMTTTQQEEREAGLTDILADGRLSKVDVLVDKFKVEVATEVMVGTGRANTQQQGRMIASPEDFESVWEEGLWARDGPGGASLAVGYTLAEKLLEGSRFQVGTGETTIRMRHVSGGQQEGQTELRKELGEFQAGGRPSTPGTRPAEMDGLSLASDRGGLQSFLLDPADVEARADSSDETDTSFAERSFYLSYGEKDSEDQALPPPLEESEEHMDASPGDKTRPERSEKLAESSELNSSGPWGSAAVSCRNTGEEDEVHSPSSEEGAGPPRKHGRLDDLEAFVEQLSKETSPGQTFAEAWEEARWGVEGQFTHSASTVASEEEAPKSGDLMEKAEKSPPVGWKNHSPHRGGHVNPDLLACALPWAISPDNVRKPAKPDRGNVLPKDRGLVHTQTGELAMEDSRASAFLQMEVITHLPASPGPFQAQAAPEEVSPSPAPHKSGDPSQLMDPFGEKSLVFLKQAHPPKESPEPKDQVGLFVTPDRGECRAPPIASRKPRVVPEEAEGAIPLGLVFPSGKQKEMTSFQAGGQEGSLEDISKTSVANKIHIFETHGVRPTRRVSQGETRALPNELSSEASTGQVEQQRNKLLDLGFIQLQPLGDFAGPKATHSSVIQPATRHFRQGIPAVSPQEGGMELQLVSPDSGCETTLEEVTGGTGHNKSGDAVREEKRVTSLAANPSGKGGRLRFTSPSGPQRAGLREGSEEKVKPPRPKAPESDTGDEDQDQERDAVFLKDNHLAIERKCSSITVSSTSSLEAEVDFTVIGDYHGSAFEDFSRSLPELDRDKSDSEPEGLVFSRDLNKGGPGQDDESGGIEDSPDRGACSTLDMPQFEPVKTETMTVSSLAIRKKIEPEAVLQTRVSTVDTSQVDGTAPGGKEFMPTTPSITTETISTTMENSVKSGKGAAAMIPGPQTVATEIRSLSPTVKGGFSETRIEKRIIITGDEDVDQDQALALAIKEAKLQHPDMLVTKAVVYRETDPSPEERDKKPQPCRTTRASQTAMIVEVP encoded by the exons AGCCTAGACATGGAGGAGAAGGACTACGGTGAGGCCGACGGCCTGTCAGAGAGGACCACGCCCAGCAAGGCCCAGAAATCGCCCCAGAAGATTGCCAAGAAATACAAGAGTGCCATCTGCCGAGTCACTCTGCTCGATGCCTCTGAGTATGAGTGTGAGGTGGAG aAACATGGCCGGGGCCAGGTGCTATTTGACCTGGTCTGTGAGCACCTCAACCTCCTGGAGAAGGACTACTTTGGCCTGACCTTCTGTGATGCTGACAGCCAGAAG AACTGGCTGGACCCCTCCAAGGAAATCAAGAAGCAGATTCGGA GCAGCCCCTGGAATTTTGCCTTCACAGTCAAGTTCTACCCCCCTGACCCTGCTCAGCTGACCGAAGACATCACAAG ATACTACCTGTGCCTGCAGCTGCGGGCGGACATCATCACGGGCCGGCTGCCCTGCTCCTTCGTCACGCATGCCCTGCTGGGCTCCTACGCTGTGCAGGCTGAGCTGGGTGACTATGATGCTGAGGAGCATGTGGGCAACTATGTCAGCGAGCTCCGCTTCGCCCCTAACCAGACCcgggagctggaggagaggatCATGGAGCTGCACAAGACGTATAG GGGCATGACCCCAGGAGAAGCAGAAATCCACTTCCTAGAGAATGCGAAGAAGCTTTCCATGTATGGAGTAGACCTGCACCATGCCAAG GACTCTGAGGGCATCGACATCATGTTAGGAGTCTGTGCCAATGGCCTGCTTATCTACCGGGACCGGCTGAGAATCAACCGCTTCGCCTGGCCCAAGATTCTCAAGATCTCCTACAAGAGGAGTAACTTTTATATCAAGATCCGGCCTGGGGAG TATGAGCAGTTTGAGAGCACAATTGGCTTTAAACTCCCAAACCACCGGTCAGCCAAGAGACTGTGGAAGGTGTGCATCGAGCACCACACGTTCTTCCG GCTGGTGTCCCCTGAGCCCCCACCCAAGGGCTTCCTGGTGATGGGCTCCAAGTTCCGGTATAGTGGGAGGACCCAGGCACAGACCCGCCAGGCCAGCGCCCTCATCGATCGACCTGCACCCTTCTTTGAGCGTTCCTCCAGCAAACGGTACACCATGTCCCGCAGCCTTGATGGAG CAGAGTTCTCCCGTCCAGCCTCAGTCAGTGAGAACCATGACGCAGGACCTGACAGTGACAAGCGGGAAGAGGATGGCGAGTCTGGGGGGCGGCGGTCAGAGGCCGAGGAGGGAGAGCTGAGGACCCCCACCAAGATCAAGGAGCTAAAG CCGGAGCAGGAAACCACGCCGAGACACAAACAGGAG TTCTTAGACAAGCCAGAGGATGTCTTGCTGAAGCACCAGGCCAGCATCAACGAGCTCAAGAGGACCCTGAAGGAACCCAACAGCAAACTGATCCACCGGGATCGAGACTGGGAGCGGGAGCGCAGGCTGCCCTCCTCacccgcctccccctcccccaagggCACCCCTGAGAAAGCCAATGAG TCCCAGAGGACCCAGGACATCTCTCAGCAGGACTTGGCACCTGAGCCTGGGACGGCCACAGGCTTGGAAGTGTTCACTCAGAAAAGCCTCGCAGCGTCTCCTGAG GGTTCAGAGCATTGGGTATTTATAGAAAGAGAGTACACTAGGCCAGAAGAACTCAGTCTCCTAAAAATGACTACCACGCAgcaggaagaaagggaggcaggCCTCACAGATATCCTTGCTGATGGCAGACTCTCCAAGGTAGACGTCCTGGTGGACAAGTTCAAAGTTGAAGTGGCCACAGAAGTAATGGTGGGAACTGGAAGAGCAAACACCCAGCAACAAGGAAGAATGATTGCAAGCCCTGAAGACTTTGAGTCTGTGTGGGAGGAAGGCCTGTGGGCCAGGGATGGCCCAGGAGGGGCTTCTCTGGCTGTAGGCTATACCCTGGCAGAAAAGCTCCTTGAGGGCTCCCGGTTCCAAGTGGGCACTGGAGAGACAACCATCAGGATGCGCCATGTCTCCGGTGGTCAGCAAGAGGGCCAGACGGAGctgaggaaggagctgggggaGTTCCAGGCTGGTGGAAGACCCAGTACACCGGGGACCAGGCCAGCAGAGATGGATGGCCTCTCTCTAGCCTCTGACAGGGGAGGACTCCAGTCATTTCTGCTGGACCCAGCTGACGTGGAAGCCAGAGCTGACTCCAGTGATGAAACTGATACTTCCTTTGCAGAGAGGAGCTTCTATTTAAGCTATGGAGAGAAAGATTCTGAAGACcaagccctccctccacccctggaGGAGAGTGAAGAGCACATGGATGCCTCTCCTGGAGATAAGACCAGGCCGGAGCGCTCTGAGAAGCTCGCAGAGAGCTCTGAGCTAAACTCCTCAGGCCCGTGGGGCTCTGCTGCAGTTTCCTGCAGgaacactggtgaagaggatgaaGTCCACTCACCTTCCTCAGAGGAAGGGGCAGGACCTCCCAGGAAACACGGAAGACTGGATGACCTGGAGGCCTTTGTTGAGCAGCTCAGTAAGGAAACTTCTCCAGGGCAGACGTTTGCTGAGGCCTGGGAAGAAGCCAGGTGGGGGGTAGAAGGACAGTTTACTCACTCAGCATCCACCGTGGCCTCAGAGGAAGAGGCCCCCAAGAGTGGAGATTTGATGGAAAAGGCTGAAAAAAGCCCCCCAGTGGGATGGAAGAATCACTCCCCTCACAGAGGAGGGCACGTGAACCCAGACCTCCTGGCCTGCGCCCTTCCATGGGCCATCTCTCCTGACAATGTCAGGAAGCCAGCTAAACCAGACAGAGGCAACGTCCTGCCCAAAGACAGGGGACTGGTTCACACCCAAACAGGAGAACTTGCAATGGAGGACAGCAGAGCCTCAGCATTTCTTCAGATGGAGGTGATcacccacctccctgcctccccaggtCCCTTTCAAGCTCAGGCAGCTCCAGAGGAAGTTTCTCCAAGCCCAGCCCCTCATAAGTCAGGGGATCCTTCGCAGCTCATGGATCCTTTTGGAGAAAAGTCGCTTGTGTTTCTCAAACAGGCCCATCCTCCCAAAGAAAGCCCGGAGCCCAAGGACCAAGTAGGGCTGTTTGTGACCCCGGACAGAGGGGAGTGCCGAGCGCCTCCCATTGCCAGCAGAAAGCCCAGAGTTGTCCCTGAAGAAGCTGAGGGGGCCATACCCCTGGGATTGGTGTTCCCTTCAGGGAAGCAAAAGGAGATGACCTCTTTCCAGGCGGGGGGCCAAGAGGGCTCCCTAGAAGATATTAGCAAGACCTCAGTGGCCAACAAAATTCACATCTTTGAGACCCATGGAGTGAGACCCACTCGCCGAGTGAGCCAAGGTGAAACAAGGGCTCTTCCAAACGAGTTGTCTTCAGAGGCTTCCACGGGTCAGGTGGAGCAGCAGCGGAACAAGCTCTTAGACCTGGGCTTTATCCAACTCCAGCCCCTGGGGGACTTTGCCGGCCCCAAAGCCACACATTCCTCGGTGATACAGCCAGCGACCAGACACTTCAGGCAGGGCATTCCTGCCGTATCTCCCCAGGAAGGAGGCATGGAACTCCAGCTCGTGTCCCCCGATTCAGGCTGTGAAACTACGCTGGAAGAAGTTACTGGGGGAACTGGCCAC AACAAATCCGGAGATGCAGTCAGGGAAGAGAAGCGAGTCACCAGCTTAGCAGCGAACCCCTCTGGAAAGGGAGGGCGCCTGAGATTCACCAGCCCCTCGGGCCCTCAG agagcagggctgagggagggctcAGAGGAGAAAGTCAAACCACCACGTCCCAAGGCCCCAGAGAGTGACACAGGAGATGAGGACCAAGACCAGGAGAGGGACGCAGTGTTCCTGAAGGACAACCACCTGGCCATTGAGCGCAAGTGCTCCAGCATCACAGTCAGCTCCACGTCCAGCCTGGAGGCTGAGGTCGACTTCACAGTCATTGGTGACTACCATGGCAGCGCCTTCGAAGACTTCTCCCGCAGCCTGCCTGAGCTCGACCGAGACAAAAGCGACTCGGAACCCGAGGGCCTGGTGTTCTCCCGGGATCTCAACAAGGGGGGCCCTGGTCAGGATGACGAGTCAGGGGGCATCGAGGACAGCCCGGATCGAGGGGCCTGCTCTACCCTGGATATGCCCCAGTTTGAG CCTGTGAAAACGGAAACCATGACTGTCAGCAGCCTGGCCATCAGGAAGAAGATCGAGCCGGAGGCTGTACTGCAGACCAGAGTCAGCACTGTGGACACCAGCCAG GTTGATGGCACTGCCCCAGGGGGGAAGGAGTTCATGCCAACCACTCCCTCCATCACCACGGAGACCATATCAACCACCATG GAGAACAGTGTCAAGTCCGGGAAGGGGGCAGCTGCCATGATCCCAGGCCCACAGACGGTGGCCACGGAAATCCGTTCTCTTTCTCCG ACTGTGAAAGGAGGGTTTTCTGAGACAAGGATTGAGAAGCGAATCATCATTACTGGGGACGAAGATGTTGATCAAGACCAG GCCCTggctttggccatcaaggaggccaAACTGCAGCATCCTGACATGCTGGTAACCAAAGCTGTCGTATACAGAGAAACAGACCCATCCCCAGAGGAGAGGGACAAGAAGCCACAG
- the EPB41L1 gene encoding band 4.1-like protein 1 isoform X6, producing MTTETGPDSEVKKAQEEAPQQPEAAADATTPVTPAGHGHPEANSNEKHLPQQDTRPAEQSLDMEEKDYGEADGLSERTTPSKAQKSPQKIAKKYKSAICRVTLLDASEYECEVEKHGRGQVLFDLVCEHLNLLEKDYFGLTFCDADSQKNWLDPSKEIKKQIRSSPWNFAFTVKFYPPDPAQLTEDITRYYLCLQLRADIITGRLPCSFVTHALLGSYAVQAELGDYDAEEHVGNYVSELRFAPNQTRELEERIMELHKTYRGMTPGEAEIHFLENAKKLSMYGVDLHHAKDSEGIDIMLGVCANGLLIYRDRLRINRFAWPKILKISYKRSNFYIKIRPGEYEQFESTIGFKLPNHRSAKRLWKVCIEHHTFFRLVSPEPPPKGFLVMGSKFRYSGRTQAQTRQASALIDRPAPFFERSSSKRYTMSRSLDGAEFSRPASVSENHDAGPDSDKREEDGESGGRRSEAEEGELRTPTKIKELKPEQETTPRHKQEFLDKPEDVLLKHQASINELKRTLKEPNSKLIHRDRDWERERRLPSSPASPSPKGTPEKANESQRTQDISQQDLAPEPGTATGLEVFTQKSLAASPEGSEHWVFIEREYTRPEELSLLKMTTTQQEEREAGLTDILADGRLSKVDVLVDKFKVEVATEVMVGTGRANTQQQGRMIASPEDFESVWEEGLWARDGPGGASLAVGYTLAEKLLEGSRFQVGTGETTIRMRHVSGGQQEGQTELRKELGEFQAGGRPSTPGTRPAEMDGLSLASDRGGLQSFLLDPADVEARADSSDETDTSFAERSFYLSYGEKDSEDQALPPPLEESEEHMDASPGDKTRPERSEKLAESSELNSSGPWGSAAVSCRNTGEEDEVHSPSSEEGAGPPRKHGRLDDLEAFVEQLSKETSPGQTFAEAWEEARWGVEGQFTHSASTVASEEEAPKSGDLMEKAEKSPPVGWKNHSPHRGGHVNPDLLACALPWAISPDNVRKPAKPDRGNVLPKDRGLVHTQTGELAMEDSRASAFLQMEVITHLPASPGPFQAQAAPEEVSPSPAPHKSGDPSQLMDPFGEKSLVFLKQAHPPKESPEPKDQVGLFVTPDRGECRAPPIASRKPRVVPEEAEGAIPLGLVFPSGKQKEMTSFQAGGQEGSLEDISKTSVANKIHIFETHGVRPTRRVSQGETRALPNELSSEASTGQVEQQRNKLLDLGFIQLQPLGDFAGPKATHSSVIQPATRHFRQGIPAVSPQEGGMELQLVSPDSGCETTLEEVTGGTGHNKSGDAVREEKRVTSLAANPSGKGGRLRFTSPSGPQRAGLREGSEEKVKPPRPKAPESDTGDEDQDQERDAVFLKDNHLAIERKCSSITVSSTSSLEAEVDFTVIGDYHGSAFEDFSRSLPELDRDKSDSEPEGLVFSRDLNKGGPGQDDESGGIEDSPDRGACSTLDMPQFEPVKTETMTVSSLAIRKKIEPEAVLQTRVSTVDTSQVDGTAPGGKEFMPTTPSITTETISTTMTVKGGFSETRIEKRIIITGDEDVDQDQALALAIKEAKLQHPDMLVTKAVVYRETDPSPEERDKKPQPCRTTRASQTAMIVEVP from the exons AGCCTAGACATGGAGGAGAAGGACTACGGTGAGGCCGACGGCCTGTCAGAGAGGACCACGCCCAGCAAGGCCCAGAAATCGCCCCAGAAGATTGCCAAGAAATACAAGAGTGCCATCTGCCGAGTCACTCTGCTCGATGCCTCTGAGTATGAGTGTGAGGTGGAG aAACATGGCCGGGGCCAGGTGCTATTTGACCTGGTCTGTGAGCACCTCAACCTCCTGGAGAAGGACTACTTTGGCCTGACCTTCTGTGATGCTGACAGCCAGAAG AACTGGCTGGACCCCTCCAAGGAAATCAAGAAGCAGATTCGGA GCAGCCCCTGGAATTTTGCCTTCACAGTCAAGTTCTACCCCCCTGACCCTGCTCAGCTGACCGAAGACATCACAAG ATACTACCTGTGCCTGCAGCTGCGGGCGGACATCATCACGGGCCGGCTGCCCTGCTCCTTCGTCACGCATGCCCTGCTGGGCTCCTACGCTGTGCAGGCTGAGCTGGGTGACTATGATGCTGAGGAGCATGTGGGCAACTATGTCAGCGAGCTCCGCTTCGCCCCTAACCAGACCcgggagctggaggagaggatCATGGAGCTGCACAAGACGTATAG GGGCATGACCCCAGGAGAAGCAGAAATCCACTTCCTAGAGAATGCGAAGAAGCTTTCCATGTATGGAGTAGACCTGCACCATGCCAAG GACTCTGAGGGCATCGACATCATGTTAGGAGTCTGTGCCAATGGCCTGCTTATCTACCGGGACCGGCTGAGAATCAACCGCTTCGCCTGGCCCAAGATTCTCAAGATCTCCTACAAGAGGAGTAACTTTTATATCAAGATCCGGCCTGGGGAG TATGAGCAGTTTGAGAGCACAATTGGCTTTAAACTCCCAAACCACCGGTCAGCCAAGAGACTGTGGAAGGTGTGCATCGAGCACCACACGTTCTTCCG GCTGGTGTCCCCTGAGCCCCCACCCAAGGGCTTCCTGGTGATGGGCTCCAAGTTCCGGTATAGTGGGAGGACCCAGGCACAGACCCGCCAGGCCAGCGCCCTCATCGATCGACCTGCACCCTTCTTTGAGCGTTCCTCCAGCAAACGGTACACCATGTCCCGCAGCCTTGATGGAG CAGAGTTCTCCCGTCCAGCCTCAGTCAGTGAGAACCATGACGCAGGACCTGACAGTGACAAGCGGGAAGAGGATGGCGAGTCTGGGGGGCGGCGGTCAGAGGCCGAGGAGGGAGAGCTGAGGACCCCCACCAAGATCAAGGAGCTAAAG CCGGAGCAGGAAACCACGCCGAGACACAAACAGGAG TTCTTAGACAAGCCAGAGGATGTCTTGCTGAAGCACCAGGCCAGCATCAACGAGCTCAAGAGGACCCTGAAGGAACCCAACAGCAAACTGATCCACCGGGATCGAGACTGGGAGCGGGAGCGCAGGCTGCCCTCCTCacccgcctccccctcccccaagggCACCCCTGAGAAAGCCAATGAG TCCCAGAGGACCCAGGACATCTCTCAGCAGGACTTGGCACCTGAGCCTGGGACGGCCACAGGCTTGGAAGTGTTCACTCAGAAAAGCCTCGCAGCGTCTCCTGAG GGTTCAGAGCATTGGGTATTTATAGAAAGAGAGTACACTAGGCCAGAAGAACTCAGTCTCCTAAAAATGACTACCACGCAgcaggaagaaagggaggcaggCCTCACAGATATCCTTGCTGATGGCAGACTCTCCAAGGTAGACGTCCTGGTGGACAAGTTCAAAGTTGAAGTGGCCACAGAAGTAATGGTGGGAACTGGAAGAGCAAACACCCAGCAACAAGGAAGAATGATTGCAAGCCCTGAAGACTTTGAGTCTGTGTGGGAGGAAGGCCTGTGGGCCAGGGATGGCCCAGGAGGGGCTTCTCTGGCTGTAGGCTATACCCTGGCAGAAAAGCTCCTTGAGGGCTCCCGGTTCCAAGTGGGCACTGGAGAGACAACCATCAGGATGCGCCATGTCTCCGGTGGTCAGCAAGAGGGCCAGACGGAGctgaggaaggagctgggggaGTTCCAGGCTGGTGGAAGACCCAGTACACCGGGGACCAGGCCAGCAGAGATGGATGGCCTCTCTCTAGCCTCTGACAGGGGAGGACTCCAGTCATTTCTGCTGGACCCAGCTGACGTGGAAGCCAGAGCTGACTCCAGTGATGAAACTGATACTTCCTTTGCAGAGAGGAGCTTCTATTTAAGCTATGGAGAGAAAGATTCTGAAGACcaagccctccctccacccctggaGGAGAGTGAAGAGCACATGGATGCCTCTCCTGGAGATAAGACCAGGCCGGAGCGCTCTGAGAAGCTCGCAGAGAGCTCTGAGCTAAACTCCTCAGGCCCGTGGGGCTCTGCTGCAGTTTCCTGCAGgaacactggtgaagaggatgaaGTCCACTCACCTTCCTCAGAGGAAGGGGCAGGACCTCCCAGGAAACACGGAAGACTGGATGACCTGGAGGCCTTTGTTGAGCAGCTCAGTAAGGAAACTTCTCCAGGGCAGACGTTTGCTGAGGCCTGGGAAGAAGCCAGGTGGGGGGTAGAAGGACAGTTTACTCACTCAGCATCCACCGTGGCCTCAGAGGAAGAGGCCCCCAAGAGTGGAGATTTGATGGAAAAGGCTGAAAAAAGCCCCCCAGTGGGATGGAAGAATCACTCCCCTCACAGAGGAGGGCACGTGAACCCAGACCTCCTGGCCTGCGCCCTTCCATGGGCCATCTCTCCTGACAATGTCAGGAAGCCAGCTAAACCAGACAGAGGCAACGTCCTGCCCAAAGACAGGGGACTGGTTCACACCCAAACAGGAGAACTTGCAATGGAGGACAGCAGAGCCTCAGCATTTCTTCAGATGGAGGTGATcacccacctccctgcctccccaggtCCCTTTCAAGCTCAGGCAGCTCCAGAGGAAGTTTCTCCAAGCCCAGCCCCTCATAAGTCAGGGGATCCTTCGCAGCTCATGGATCCTTTTGGAGAAAAGTCGCTTGTGTTTCTCAAACAGGCCCATCCTCCCAAAGAAAGCCCGGAGCCCAAGGACCAAGTAGGGCTGTTTGTGACCCCGGACAGAGGGGAGTGCCGAGCGCCTCCCATTGCCAGCAGAAAGCCCAGAGTTGTCCCTGAAGAAGCTGAGGGGGCCATACCCCTGGGATTGGTGTTCCCTTCAGGGAAGCAAAAGGAGATGACCTCTTTCCAGGCGGGGGGCCAAGAGGGCTCCCTAGAAGATATTAGCAAGACCTCAGTGGCCAACAAAATTCACATCTTTGAGACCCATGGAGTGAGACCCACTCGCCGAGTGAGCCAAGGTGAAACAAGGGCTCTTCCAAACGAGTTGTCTTCAGAGGCTTCCACGGGTCAGGTGGAGCAGCAGCGGAACAAGCTCTTAGACCTGGGCTTTATCCAACTCCAGCCCCTGGGGGACTTTGCCGGCCCCAAAGCCACACATTCCTCGGTGATACAGCCAGCGACCAGACACTTCAGGCAGGGCATTCCTGCCGTATCTCCCCAGGAAGGAGGCATGGAACTCCAGCTCGTGTCCCCCGATTCAGGCTGTGAAACTACGCTGGAAGAAGTTACTGGGGGAACTGGCCAC AACAAATCCGGAGATGCAGTCAGGGAAGAGAAGCGAGTCACCAGCTTAGCAGCGAACCCCTCTGGAAAGGGAGGGCGCCTGAGATTCACCAGCCCCTCGGGCCCTCAG agagcagggctgagggagggctcAGAGGAGAAAGTCAAACCACCACGTCCCAAGGCCCCAGAGAGTGACACAGGAGATGAGGACCAAGACCAGGAGAGGGACGCAGTGTTCCTGAAGGACAACCACCTGGCCATTGAGCGCAAGTGCTCCAGCATCACAGTCAGCTCCACGTCCAGCCTGGAGGCTGAGGTCGACTTCACAGTCATTGGTGACTACCATGGCAGCGCCTTCGAAGACTTCTCCCGCAGCCTGCCTGAGCTCGACCGAGACAAAAGCGACTCGGAACCCGAGGGCCTGGTGTTCTCCCGGGATCTCAACAAGGGGGGCCCTGGTCAGGATGACGAGTCAGGGGGCATCGAGGACAGCCCGGATCGAGGGGCCTGCTCTACCCTGGATATGCCCCAGTTTGAG CCTGTGAAAACGGAAACCATGACTGTCAGCAGCCTGGCCATCAGGAAGAAGATCGAGCCGGAGGCTGTACTGCAGACCAGAGTCAGCACTGTGGACACCAGCCAG GTTGATGGCACTGCCCCAGGGGGGAAGGAGTTCATGCCAACCACTCCCTCCATCACCACGGAGACCATATCAACCACCATG ACTGTGAAAGGAGGGTTTTCTGAGACAAGGATTGAGAAGCGAATCATCATTACTGGGGACGAAGATGTTGATCAAGACCAG GCCCTggctttggccatcaaggaggccaAACTGCAGCATCCTGACATGCTGGTAACCAAAGCTGTCGTATACAGAGAAACAGACCCATCCCCAGAGGAGAGGGACAAGAAGCCACAG